One Prionailurus bengalensis isolate Pbe53 chromosome D3, Fcat_Pben_1.1_paternal_pri, whole genome shotgun sequence genomic region harbors:
- the LOC122470057 gene encoding 60S ribosomal protein L30-like, translating into MKKKPLEMISPRLQLVMKSRKCALGYKQALKMIRHGKVKRILLANNCPGLRKSEIEYCTMWAKSGVHHYSGNKIELGTTGGRYYRGCTLVAVDPGDSNVMRSLQTGER; encoded by the coding sequence atgaagaaaaagccaCTGGAGATGATCAGCCCTAGGCTCCAACTTGTTATGAAAAGTAGAAAGTGTGCTCTGGGGTACAAGCAGGCCCTGAAAATGATCAGACATGGCAAAGTGAAACGGATCCTCCTTGCCAACAACTGCCCAGGCTTGAGGAAATCTGAAATAGAATACTGTACCATGTGGGCCAAAAGTGGGGTCCATCACTACAGTGGCAATAAAATTGAATTGGGCACAACAGGTGGGAGATACTACAGAGGATGCACACTGGTTGCCGTTgatccaggtgattctaatgtcaTGAGAAGCCTGCAGACTGGGGAAAGGTAA